The following DNA comes from Flammeovirgaceae bacterium.
TAAGACCTTTTGGCAATAGGCCGGGGCAATAAAAAGCAAGACAAGGGCATACGTGATGGATAAGCGCCTCATAGACAAAGGGGTTAGGACAAGGTTTTAGCCACTCTAAATTACAAGAATTTATGTAAACACCACCTTGTTTGCCCTTGAATCCCAAAAATCGGGACTGGGTAAGCCTTTTTTAATCCAAAGTCACCCAATCCTGCCCCAATTCACGCTGGTTTTGCGCTGGGCCTCAATTTGGGCTTTTATGGGCTTGTTTTCGGGCTTTGCCAGGTGGGGGTCCGCTTTTAGCACGGCCACGGCCGCATCGCGGGCCTGCTGCAGCAACAGCCCGTCCTTGCCCAAATCCGCTATCAGCAAACCGAGCGCCCCGCTCTGCTGGGTGCCCATCAGGTCGCCCGGGCCACGCAGCTTCAGGTCGGTCTCGGCAATTTCAAACCCGTTGTTGGTCTTCACCATCGTGGCCATGCGGGTTTTGGACTCGGCACTGAGCTTATGACCCGTAACCAAAATACAATACGACTGTTCGGCACCGCGCCCTACCCTTCCGCGCAACTGGTGCAGTTGGGAAAGCCCAAACCTTTCCGCACTTTCAATGATCATCACCGAGGCATTGGGCACGTCCACGCCCACTTCGATCACGGTGGTGGCCACCATTATTTTTGTATCCCCCTTTACAAACCTTCCCATCTCAAACTCCTTGGCCTCCGGCTTCATCTTGCCATGGAGGATGCTTACCGGCACTTCAGGAAAAGCACGGGCCACGCTTTCATATCCATCCATCAAATGTTTCAAGTCCAGCTTCTCGGATTCTTCAATTAATGGATATACGATGTATACCTGGCGGCCTGCCGCTATTTGCTGCTTTATAAACCCGTTGATCTGCAAACGGTGCGCATCGTACTGGTGGGTGGTCTTTATAGGCTTCCTCCCTTTCGGCAATTCGTCAATCACGGAGACCTCCAAATCACCGTAAAGCGTCATGGCCAGGGTCCGGGGAATGGGCGTGGCGGTCATCACCAGCACATGGGGGTATACATTTTTATTTTTCTGCCACAGTTTGGATCGCTGCGCCACCCCAAAGCGATGTTGCTCATCAATGACGGCCAGGCCCAACCGGTTAAACTTCACCCCATCTTCAATAAGCGCATGCGTGCCAATCAATATTTTTAACTCGCCCGTTTCCAGCCGGTAGTGGAGTTCTGTTCTTGCCTTCTTTTTTGTCGATCCGGTTAATAAAGATATTGATAACCCCATCAGGTCGGCATACTTTTTCAAATTGGCATAATGCTGCTGCGCCAGTATCTCTGTGGGCGCCATCAATGCCACCTGTGCTTCGCTACCGATCACCAGCAACATGCAAATAAAAGCCACAATGGTTTTTCCGCTGCCCACGTCCCCTTGCAACAACCGGTTCATCTGTTTGCCCGACTTCATGTCGGCATAAATCTCTTTGATGACCCTTTTCTGTGCGCCCGTCAGCGGAAACGGCAAATGCTCTTCATAAAACCGGGTGAGCAGGGCAGTGTCGCTGAACACAATTCCCTTGTATTTTTCCTGGCGCACCAGTTTCATTTTGATGAGCTGCAATTGCACGTAGAACAGTTCTTCAAATTTGAGCCGCTGTTGCGCTGCCGATAAAAGTTGATGGGATTTTGGGAAATGGATGTTGGCCAGCGCTTCTCCTTTGGATATCAGCCGCTTCTTGTTGCGCAGCCCTTCGGGGAGGGTTTCCCTTATTTGTCCTCCTGCCATGGCAAGCAGGTCGCGGTGGAGCCTTGTCATAAACCGGTTGTCGAGGTGCTTTGCCCTGAGCTTTTCCGTCAGGGGGTAAACAGGCTGCAAAAAGCCTTCTTCCGCTTTGGCATCGGTGATGGGCCCGATCTCGGGGTGTGCCATGGACAACGTCCTGCCATACCGGTTTGGCTTTCCAAATACGACATAGCCAATCCCGGGCTTTACCTTGTCCAGTATCCAGTTTATTCCCTGAAACCACACCAGTTCCAGTTCACCGGTGCCATCCTGAAAATAGGCCACCAGCCTTTTTTTCCTCCGCCCGCCTATCAGCTCAAAACGCAGGATTTTCCCTTTGACCTGCACATGCGGCATGGACTCGTTCACCTCGCTTATGGTGTGGAATTTTGTCCTGTCCTCATAGCGGAATGGGTACTGCTGCAGCAGGTCGCCATAGGTAAACAGCTTTAGCTCCTTTTGCAATAGGGCGGCCCGTTGTGGCCCCACCCCTTTTAGGAATTCTATGGAAGTGTCAAAAAAATTTGCCAAGCCCCAAATTTACGCAAAGCCGGCTGTAAGGAAACCAGGCCCTGATTACTCCCTCCACTCCAGGGAGTTGATTATCTCCATCATGTCCTTTTTTACGTACTCAATGGCCGGGCGCAGGGAATCATTTTGGACCTTGACATTGAAATACAGGGCCGCCCTGAAAAAATTCCTCGAGGAGTCCGTCATGGTAAACTGAAACTGGCTGGGCACTTCCCCGTCTATTTCCGCGATTACGGCCACCTTGCCGCTTTTTGTTTTGGTAATGCTTTCGTCTATGGCATACGCCTTGATCTGGTGCTTGGCGGTAAGCACGTAGGAGTCGTTCAAATATTCCTTCAGCAACTCCTGGCTGCCCCCCAGTTGTTTATAGGTAACGTGGATGGTGGCCTTCAGTGCCGGGTAGGTTATTTCCACCCAATGCCTTTCCCTTACCCAGGAAGTATCTTTTTTCAGGAGCGCATGGGTGGAGTATTCAAAAAAATAGGGCAGCGAGTCGGGCGTGGCCTGGTACTCATGTGGGGGCAACACCAGCCGGTTGTACCCTTTGGGTTTAGGGGTATATTCCGTTTGGCAGGCGCCCAAAAAGGGGCCCAAAACAATGGCCAGCCATATGCACCGGGCCACCCTCATGGTTTTGCGGTTTGGTTGATCAATACCCTTACCCTTTTGATGCGCCTTTTGTCCACCGAAACGATGGTGAACACAAACCTGTCGTAGGTAATCTGGTCGGCCACCTTGGGCATGGCTGAGTTGATTTCCAAAATCAGCCCTCCCAGGGATTCG
Coding sequences within:
- the recG gene encoding ATP-dependent DNA helicase RecG encodes the protein MANFFDTSIEFLKGVGPQRAALLQKELKLFTYGDLLQQYPFRYEDRTKFHTISEVNESMPHVQVKGKILRFELIGGRRKKRLVAYFQDGTGELELVWFQGINWILDKVKPGIGYVVFGKPNRYGRTLSMAHPEIGPITDAKAEEGFLQPVYPLTEKLRAKHLDNRFMTRLHRDLLAMAGGQIRETLPEGLRNKKRLISKGEALANIHFPKSHQLLSAAQQRLKFEELFYVQLQLIKMKLVRQEKYKGIVFSDTALLTRFYEEHLPFPLTGAQKRVIKEIYADMKSGKQMNRLLQGDVGSGKTIVAFICMLLVIGSEAQVALMAPTEILAQQHYANLKKYADLMGLSISLLTGSTKKKARTELHYRLETGELKILIGTHALIEDGVKFNRLGLAVIDEQHRFGVAQRSKLWQKNKNVYPHVLVMTATPIPRTLAMTLYGDLEVSVIDELPKGRKPIKTTHQYDAHRLQINGFIKQQIAAGRQVYIVYPLIEESEKLDLKHLMDGYESVARAFPEVPVSILHGKMKPEAKEFEMGRFVKGDTKIMVATTVIEVGVDVPNASVMIIESAERFGLSQLHQLRGRVGRGAEQSYCILVTGHKLSAESKTRMATMVKTNNGFEIAETDLKLRGPGDLMGTQQSGALGLLIADLGKDGLLLQQARDAAVAVLKADPHLAKPENKPIKAQIEAQRKTSVNWGRIG
- a CDS encoding gliding motility lipoprotein GldD, producing MRVARCIWLAIVLGPFLGACQTEYTPKPKGYNRLVLPPHEYQATPDSLPYFFEYSTHALLKKDTSWVRERHWVEITYPALKATIHVTYKQLGGSQELLKEYLNDSYVLTAKHQIKAYAIDESITKTKSGKVAVIAEIDGEVPSQFQFTMTDSSRNFFRAALYFNVKVQNDSLRPAIEYVKKDMMEIINSLEWRE